The genomic stretch GAAAAAGGTAGCTTCGAAGAGCGCCTCGGGAACCTACCCCGACCCGGCCATCAACAGCCCAATCCGCTTCATCCGCTCCTGATCGTCCACCGGGAAGTCGTCCATGATCTTGCCTCGGAAGATCACGGCGATCCGGTCGGCCAGGGTTACAGCTTCGCGAAGGTCACCGGTGACCAGGAGGATTCCGGCGTGTTCGCGGGCCTGGAGCAGTTGTTGCCAGACCTCTTCAGTGGAGGAGATGTCCAGCCCTTGGGTGGGTTGCTCGGCCACGATCAGCCGGGAAGCGCGGAAGAATTCCCGGGCCAGGACCAGCTTTTGGAGATTGCCGCCGGACAGCCGGCCGGCGAGCATGTCCGGAAGGCCCGGCTGGACGTTGAATTCCGCGACCTTCTCGGCAACGGTTTCCCGGGCCAACTTGCGGCGCAGCCAGGGGCCCCGGCAAAAGCCCTGGCGGGTGGTCAGCAAAAAGTTGTCCGTAAGCGTCATTTCCCGGCACACGGCCACTCCCAGGCGATCCTCGGGAATGTAGCTCAGTGACTCCTTCCAGGCAGGGTTGGCGAAAAAGGACTTCCAGTCCGCGCCCAGAATCTCCACTCTCCCGGCTCCCGGCGGCCGCAGTCCGGCCACGGTTTCCACCAGTTCCTTCTGGCCGTTGCCAGCCACCCCCACCAGGGCCATGATCTCGCCTTGGCGGACCACCAGGCTGACGTCGTCTAGACGCGGGCCGGTGAGGTGTTCCACCTGCAAGACGGGCTCTCCGGGCGTGCAGCATGCTTTTTTGATATCCAGGGACACCGTGCGCCCGATCATCAGATTGGCCAACTCTTCCTTGGACTGGATTTCCTCAGCGTCCCAGCACCCCACCAGCTCGCCGCGGCGCAGCACGGCCACCTCGTCGGCCACGGCGATGACCTCATCCAGCTTGTGGCTGATGAAGATGATCGACTTGCCCTGCTTGGCCATGTTCCCCAGGGCTTTGAACAGATGCGCGATCTCCACCGGGGTCAGCACCGCGGTGGGTTCGTCGAAGATCAGTACCTGGCTTTGCCGGTAGAGCAGCTTGAGGATCTCCACCAGTTGCCGCTCGCCCATGGACAGCTCCCAGATCCCGGCCCCCGGGTCGATGGGCAGATTGAAACGCCGAGCCAGTTCGCCCACTTCACGCTCCATGGCCTTGGGGGAGATCCAGAACCGCCTCTCCTGGCCCAGGAGCACGTTCTCGGCCACGGTCATCCGGTTCACCAGCATAAAATTCTGGTAGACCATGCCGATGCCCGCGGCGATGGAATCCTTGGGCGAATCGAAGCGTACCTCTTCGCCGCGCAGGAAGATGCGTCCGGCGTCCGGCTTGAGCCGTCCGGCCAGCATGCTCATCAGGGTGCTCTTCCCGGCCCCGTTTTCACCCAACAGGGCCAGAATCCGTCCGGGCCGGATCTCGAAACTGATGTCGTGGTTGGCCCGCACCGGGCCGAAGGACTTGGAAAGCCCTTCCAGGCGGATCAAGGGAATCTCGAGCGGGAAATTCACCGCCGGGTCGGAAGGAGGGTCAAGCGTGACCTCGGAAAGTGCGCCAAGGGATGAATCAACCTGGGTCATGCGCTAATCCTAGGATGAATAAGTCCTTATCCAGCAGTTCGTTCAAAAACCCCAAGTGCAAGGAGCAAAAAAAAAAAATCAATGTCGAAGCGTATTTATTGATACGTGAGAGTTTGAATATTTTTGCAGCAACGCGGCAATTGGGAGTTATTCAACGGACTGCTACTCTTCGGGTTCCATGTTCACGGCCAAGGCCGCCGGTGCCTCACCGCCGCGACCGATCATGGTCGAGGCGATCAACACCAGGATGGTCAGGACATAGGGGAGCATCATCAGAATCGAGGAGGGGATGTCCGTGCCCATGGCCTGCAAGCGGAGCTGAAAGGCCATCACCCCGCCGAAGAGATAGGCCCCGAACACGGCCCGGCCCGGCCGCCAGAAGGAAAAGATGACCAGGGCCACGGCGATCCACCCCCGGCCCGCGGTCAGGCCGTTGGTCCAGAGATGGATGTAGGCCAGGGAAAGGTACGCGCCGCCCAGGCCCACCAGGAATCCGCCCATGGTCACCCCCAGCCAGCGCAGGCCGACCACGTTCAGCCCGGCCGTGGCCGCGGCCACGGGGTTTTCGCCCACGGAACGCAGGTGCAGACCCAGTCGGGTATGCCGGAAAAATGCCCAGATCAGCACGGGCAGGCCGAAGGACAGGTAGACCAGCATGTCTTGCGAAAACAGGATCGGTCCCAGCACCGGGATGTCCGCCAGAACGGGCAGGGAAAACTTGGAGAAACCGACCCCCTGGGTCCCTACCAGCGGCGTTCCAAGATAATTGGCCAAGCCAACGCCGAAAATGGTCAGGGCCAACCCGGAAACCACCTGGTTGCCCTGAAAGCCCAGGCAGACCAACCCATGGACCGAGGCCAGCAACGCCGCGCAGAATCCGCCCATCAGAAAGCCCAGCCAAGGGCTGCCCGTGGCAAGACTGATCCAGAACGCGGACAGGGCGCCGATCATCATCATCCCTTCCACGCCCAGGTTCAGCACCCCGGACTTTTCCGTGATCATCTCCCCCAGGGTTGCGTAGAGGATCGGGGTCCCGGATTGCACGGCCGCGGCCAGCAACGGGATGAGCAGTTCAATGGGCATGGCTCCCTCCCTTGCCGATGGCCGCACCGAGCAGATTCAGCCGCAACCGGTAGTGATGAAAAAACTGCCCGGCCAGCACGGTGAGCAGCACCAGACCTTCCAGGATGTGGCCAAAGGCCGCCGGAACCCGCAGTTCCAGTTGCAAGACCTCCACGCCCACCCGCAGCCCGGCCAGCAAAAACGCGGCCAAAGCCATGGGCACGATCTTCAGCCGTGCCACCCAGGCCACCACAATGGCCGTGTAGCCATACCCCACCAGGATGCTGGGCTGAAGGCGATGGGCCACGGCCGAGGTTTCCACGAACCCGGCCCAACCGGCCATCATCCCGCAGATGCCCATGACCAGA from Desulfonatronum sp. SC1 encodes the following:
- a CDS encoding ABC transporter permease; its protein translation is MPIELLIPLLAAAVQSGTPILYATLGEMITEKSGVLNLGVEGMMMIGALSAFWISLATGSPWLGFLMGGFCAALLASVHGLVCLGFQGNQVVSGLALTIFGVGLANYLGTPLVGTQGVGFSKFSLPVLADIPVLGPILFSQDMLVYLSFGLPVLIWAFFRHTRLGLHLRSVGENPVAAATAGLNVVGLRWLGVTMGGFLVGLGGAYLSLAYIHLWTNGLTAGRGWIAVALVIFSFWRPGRAVFGAYLFGGVMAFQLRLQAMGTDIPSSILMMLPYVLTILVLIASTMIGRGGEAPAALAVNMEPEE
- a CDS encoding ABC transporter ATP-binding protein: MTQVDSSLGALSEVTLDPPSDPAVNFPLEIPLIRLEGLSKSFGPVRANHDISFEIRPGRILALLGENGAGKSTLMSMLAGRLKPDAGRIFLRGEEVRFDSPKDSIAAGIGMVYQNFMLVNRMTVAENVLLGQERRFWISPKAMEREVGELARRFNLPIDPGAGIWELSMGERQLVEILKLLYRQSQVLIFDEPTAVLTPVEIAHLFKALGNMAKQGKSIIFISHKLDEVIAVADEVAVLRRGELVGCWDAEEIQSKEELANLMIGRTVSLDIKKACCTPGEPVLQVEHLTGPRLDDVSLVVRQGEIMALVGVAGNGQKELVETVAGLRPPGAGRVEILGADWKSFFANPAWKESLSYIPEDRLGVAVCREMTLTDNFLLTTRQGFCRGPWLRRKLARETVAEKVAEFNVQPGLPDMLAGRLSGGNLQKLVLAREFFRASRLIVAEQPTQGLDISSTEEVWQQLLQAREHAGILLVTGDLREAVTLADRIAVIFRGKIMDDFPVDDQERMKRIGLLMAGSG